Part of the Triticum urartu cultivar G1812 chromosome 2, Tu2.1, whole genome shotgun sequence genome, GCAGGCACTAACAAGTCGCTTCATGAGCCTGAAGTAGCTACCTGGAATCGGCTCGGCGGGCCATAGACGgataatcaaatccttcatggctagttcggccaccttatgcaattcgatcagctgtttcagttgatcgataaaaggcaccggataattcggtgccagatactgcgaccagaagagcttatccatagtattcccctcttcggctcggtagaattggGAGGCATCCGATATGCTGCGAGGAAGTTCTGCAAATACCCCTGGAGAAATCTGAACTTAAAATTATAAAGCATAATTTTCTCCTCAAATACTTGCTTTACTTGGAAGAAGGCCTTACTCGCCATGATTTCCCTCGCCTCTTGGATCTCTTGCAAGGCGCCTTGGGCATCACACACGGCCTGATGAGCCCTGCTGAGTTCGGATTCTTTCTCTGTTAAACTCTGCTCCAGGGTCTCACATTTTTCCATGGCCTCTTGGAGCTCTCGCTCAGCTTCCACAACCTtggcctcgtgcttctcacgaAGAGCCTGCTCTATGGCTGCCTTTTCCTTGGCCTCGGCAACAGCCTTCTTCAGAGCCTCGACTTCAGTCATCACCCCTGGCGCAAATCATGACACATATTCTATCATACTGAAAATTCGTTCGCACTGAACACAAACAAGATTTGTGCATACCTTGTTGATCTGCCAACTGCCT contains:
- the LOC125535281 gene encoding uncharacterized protein LOC125535281, producing the protein MPPKAPPPEYVINTEASSQRDSVQGGVEKIVKAAPGDQTSGARDMGEKIPTGVDGGDHLEFDPQSDTVSETRTAPESSRRPSPARECVPVPPATSVQPEAPGASLAALKSASIIGEHRALMGAASVAATAAHTAEVSRLNQSLERAEPELGQLKRQLADQQGVMTEVEALKKAVAEAKEKAAIEQALREKHEAKVVEAERELQEAMEKCETLEQSLTEKESELSRAHQAVCDAQGALQEIQEAREIMASKAFFQVKQVFEEKIMLYNFKFRFLQGYLQNFLAAYRMPPNSTEPKRGILWISSSGRSIWHRIIRCLLSIN